In Jejubacter calystegiae, the following are encoded in one genomic region:
- a CDS encoding TetR/AcrR family transcriptional regulator, whose translation MGRNREFDVVEALDAALGVFWNKGYEGTSYSDLTRATGVERPALYSAFGNKEALFLRALEHYHSHYLDFFPVALTQPTAKAVAAYMLRAAADLHTRYPEHTGCLGINGALACSDVAKPVQKALIAAREAGEAQLCERFEKAKAEGDLPQTADCAALAAYMCTVLNGMAIQAKAGVGRDKLEAIINQVLAGWPS comes from the coding sequence ATGGGACGCAATCGCGAATTTGATGTGGTAGAGGCGCTGGATGCGGCGCTTGGTGTTTTCTGGAACAAAGGGTATGAGGGGACCTCGTATTCTGATTTAACCAGAGCGACCGGCGTGGAGCGTCCTGCGCTTTATTCCGCTTTTGGCAATAAGGAAGCGCTGTTTCTGCGTGCGCTGGAGCATTATCACTCGCATTACCTGGATTTCTTTCCGGTAGCGCTGACGCAGCCAACCGCAAAAGCGGTAGCGGCGTATATGCTGCGCGCCGCCGCGGATTTGCATACCCGCTATCCGGAACATACTGGCTGCCTGGGAATCAACGGTGCGCTGGCCTGTTCTGACGTTGCAAAGCCGGTACAAAAAGCGTTGATAGCAGCGCGTGAAGCTGGAGAAGCACAGCTGTGTGAAAGATTTGAAAAGGCTAAAGCCGAAGGCGACTTGCCTCAGACTGCCGACTGCGCAGCCTTAGCCGCATATATGTGTACCGTACTCAATGGAATGGCTATCCAGGCAAAGGCGGGGGTGGGGCGTGACAAGCTGGAGGCGATAATCAATCAGGTGCTGGCAGGCTGGCCATCCTGA